A part of Paenibacillus donghaensis genomic DNA contains:
- a CDS encoding ABC transporter substrate-binding protein produces MNKKRLVSLMMASVMTAGMLAGCSGGNNNAKNANTEPTTAPAETAAATNQTEGSFPDYSKGFEKKVSLDIPVYERAYEGWNVSDNYYTRWVQAEFGDKYNIEVNYVPITRSKEVTDYEQLLASHKAPDIIFHYDMPQALTYYGEDVMQPLDWAEIENYAPAYWKSMGETIKQYGVVDEKNTFFFAARPEADNFVNIIRKDWVEKVGMKVEDLTSLEKYNEMLVKWKEAGLGVTSGNLQQNFFNFNYAFREWPVDAKYRALYSDLSVADLTTADTEAYLRNLNYQYNNGLIDKEFYLRNDEPKVKAEFVAGKTGNFNFYLANNTDVFAATLQNNPDAEFAVVPPYAGVPEGNKAQGRAYWPFGFIMGINYESTPEERAAVWMYLEWLSQPENLFKFQNGIEGENYTLDADGIALKNPDYKGESVLAQNNNKDYWGLVTEIAQYPDAAKTRTANLRNWAPAGYETLADDLVKYYDEVAEFRTPDALFNVVLEKVNEYKADLNTLFQELYVKVVLAPEAEFDATYEAAKKTYLDAGYQEILDEKQAAIDAGKFR; encoded by the coding sequence ATGAACAAAAAAAGATTGGTTTCGTTAATGATGGCATCTGTCATGACGGCCGGTATGCTGGCCGGATGCTCCGGGGGAAATAACAACGCTAAGAATGCCAACACTGAGCCTACCACTGCCCCGGCAGAAACAGCAGCAGCCACGAACCAGACCGAAGGGAGTTTTCCTGATTACTCCAAGGGCTTCGAGAAGAAAGTCTCTCTGGATATTCCGGTCTACGAACGGGCGTATGAGGGCTGGAATGTGTCCGACAACTATTATACCCGCTGGGTACAAGCGGAATTTGGCGACAAATACAATATCGAAGTAAACTACGTGCCGATTACCCGCTCCAAAGAAGTAACGGATTACGAGCAGCTGCTGGCGTCGCATAAAGCTCCTGATATCATCTTCCATTACGATATGCCGCAAGCGCTTACCTATTACGGCGAGGATGTTATGCAGCCGCTGGACTGGGCTGAAATCGAGAATTATGCTCCTGCCTATTGGAAAAGCATGGGCGAAACCATCAAGCAGTATGGAGTTGTCGATGAGAAGAATACCTTCTTCTTCGCCGCCCGTCCTGAAGCCGACAACTTTGTCAACATTATCCGCAAGGACTGGGTTGAAAAGGTTGGCATGAAGGTTGAAGATTTGACTTCGCTTGAGAAGTACAATGAGATGCTGGTGAAATGGAAAGAAGCCGGTCTAGGTGTGACCAGCGGAAACTTACAGCAGAACTTCTTCAACTTTAACTATGCCTTCCGTGAATGGCCGGTCGACGCGAAATACCGTGCGCTGTATTCCGACCTTAGTGTGGCTGATCTGACCACCGCTGATACAGAGGCTTACTTGCGTAACCTGAACTATCAATATAATAATGGCCTCATTGATAAAGAATTCTATCTGCGTAACGACGAACCTAAGGTTAAAGCGGAATTCGTTGCCGGCAAAACGGGTAACTTTAACTTCTATCTGGCCAACAATACGGACGTCTTTGCTGCTACCCTGCAGAACAACCCGGATGCTGAATTTGCCGTAGTGCCTCCTTATGCAGGTGTTCCGGAAGGCAATAAGGCTCAAGGACGCGCATACTGGCCATTCGGCTTCATCATGGGGATTAACTATGAATCTACGCCTGAAGAACGCGCTGCAGTCTGGATGTATCTTGAATGGCTCAGCCAGCCGGAGAACCTGTTCAAATTCCAGAACGGTATCGAAGGGGAGAACTATACGCTTGACGCAGACGGCATCGCTCTGAAGAATCCGGATTATAAAGGCGAATCTGTCCTGGCACAGAACAATAACAAGGACTACTGGGGCCTCGTGACCGAAATTGCGCAGTATCCGGATGCGGCCAAAACCCGCACGGCTAATCTCCGCAACTGGGCGCCGGCCGGCTACGAGACTCTTGCTGATGATTTAGTGAAGTATTATGATGAAGTTGCGGAATTCCGCACGCCGGATGCTCTGTTCAACGTTGTGCTTGAAAAGGTAAACGAGTATAAAGCGGACCTGAATACGCTGTTCCAGGAACTGTACGTGAAGGTCGTATTGGCTCCGGAAGCTGAATTCGACGCCACCTATGAAGCAGCCAAGAAGACTTACCTGGATGCAGGCTACCAGGAAATCCTTGATGAGAAGCAAGCAGCCATTGATGCAGGCAAGTTCCGTTAA
- a CDS encoding carbohydrate ABC transporter permease, which translates to MKATTGNPAAPHKGRIDIWELLIRLVIIIASLVCLLPFIHVVSKSLSSDSFVIANKVFLWPQGFTIEAYKKIFADASILRSLYISVIVTVLFTILGMILTICAAYPLSRAQFKGRRVITFIFLFTMYFSGGIIPDYMNINNLGLMDTIWSLVLPLSFSAFNLLIMKTSLTSGIPVSLEESARIDGAGHFRILFSIVLPLSKPIMATLSLFYAVGRWNAYQDALFYIKHETSLRPLQLKLYYLVIQASESFQLEATQVQLSNPEVLKASVVVFATLPIVCVYPFVQKYFVQGVMLGAVKE; encoded by the coding sequence ATGAAAGCAACAACCGGCAACCCTGCCGCACCCCATAAAGGACGTATAGATATCTGGGAATTGCTGATCCGCCTCGTCATAATCATAGCTTCGCTAGTGTGCCTGTTGCCGTTTATTCATGTCGTATCGAAATCCCTGAGCTCTGACTCCTTTGTCATTGCCAATAAGGTCTTTCTGTGGCCGCAGGGCTTCACCATCGAAGCGTACAAGAAAATCTTCGCGGATGCCAGTATACTCCGTTCATTGTACATCTCGGTTATCGTGACCGTACTGTTCACTATTCTGGGGATGATTCTGACCATCTGCGCCGCGTACCCGCTGTCGAGAGCCCAATTTAAGGGCCGCAGGGTAATCACCTTCATCTTCCTGTTCACGATGTACTTTAGTGGAGGTATCATCCCGGACTATATGAACATTAACAATCTGGGACTGATGGATACGATATGGTCACTGGTTCTACCGTTGTCGTTCAGCGCCTTCAATCTGCTGATTATGAAGACCTCACTAACGAGCGGTATTCCCGTAAGTCTGGAAGAATCTGCGCGGATCGACGGTGCCGGGCATTTTCGAATCCTGTTCAGCATTGTTCTGCCGTTGTCCAAGCCGATTATGGCGACACTTTCTCTCTTCTACGCGGTTGGACGCTGGAATGCTTACCAGGATGCATTGTTCTATATTAAGCATGAGACCTCACTGCGGCCGCTGCAGCTCAAGCTGTATTATCTGGTCATTCAGGCGAGTGAAAGCTTCCAATTGGAAGCAACCCAGGTACAGCTCAGTAATCCGGAAGTACTTAAGGCATCAGTTGTTGTATTTGCTACCCTGCCTATTGTCTGCGTGTATCCTTTTGTCCAGAAATACTTCGTTCAAGGTGTTATGCTCGGCGCGGTCAAGGAGTAA
- a CDS encoding ABC transporter permease yields the protein MKVGSASKTNYAPLLEKKQGIGYYLRRDWQLYLLVLFPLAFVIVFKYLPMTGLVIAFKDYKIARGFWGSEWVGFEVFRDLFSKPDFARAVRNTLLLNVLDLCFSFTMPIVLALLLNEVKSVKFKRVNQTLLYLPHFLSWVIIGAIAYQLLSEGGGVVNNLIELMGGNRIRFLQEDNNWLISYLAIGVWQSMGWGTIIYLAAMSGINPEMYEAATVDGAGRWRKVWSITVPSIRATIVTLLIMALGKVMDGSFERIYSLQNKATTEFTTTIPVLVYRWGIESGNFSRATAIGLFQSVIGIILVIMADRVAKKLGEDGIL from the coding sequence TTGAAAGTTGGAAGCGCTTCAAAAACAAATTATGCCCCTCTATTAGAGAAGAAACAGGGCATCGGGTATTATTTACGGCGTGATTGGCAGCTTTATCTGCTCGTACTGTTTCCGCTGGCTTTTGTAATCGTATTCAAATATTTGCCGATGACAGGACTTGTAATCGCTTTTAAGGACTACAAGATTGCAAGAGGCTTCTGGGGCAGTGAGTGGGTCGGGTTCGAAGTCTTCCGGGATCTCTTCTCCAAGCCTGATTTCGCCAGGGCCGTCCGCAATACGCTGCTGCTCAACGTTCTTGACCTCTGCTTCAGCTTCACGATGCCGATTGTGCTGGCCCTGCTGCTGAATGAGGTCAAAAGTGTAAAGTTCAAACGCGTAAATCAAACATTGCTGTATTTGCCTCACTTCCTGTCCTGGGTCATTATCGGGGCCATCGCTTACCAGCTTCTTAGCGAGGGAGGCGGCGTTGTCAACAATTTAATTGAACTCATGGGCGGTAACCGTATCCGGTTCCTGCAGGAAGACAACAACTGGCTGATCAGCTATCTGGCCATCGGTGTGTGGCAGAGTATGGGCTGGGGCACCATTATCTACCTGGCGGCCATGAGCGGGATTAACCCTGAGATGTATGAAGCGGCTACCGTCGATGGAGCAGGACGCTGGAGAAAAGTATGGAGTATTACCGTTCCTTCCATCCGTGCGACCATTGTGACCTTGCTGATCATGGCCCTGGGGAAAGTGATGGACGGCTCATTCGAGCGTATATACTCTCTGCAGAATAAGGCCACCACAGAGTTCACAACAACCATACCGGTTCTGGTATACCGCTGGGGGATCGAGAGCGGCAATTTCAGCCGGGCGACAGCCATTGGATTATTCCAGTCCGTCATCGGTATTATTCTTGTAATCATGGCTGACCGCGTAGCTAAGAAGCTCGGCGAGGATGGAATATTGTAG
- a CDS encoding helix-turn-helix domain-containing protein, whose product MKKTPVMLQLAFILFCIMAVPTAILTWYSGAQILRNSEAAIGESALTGLNANRRLNESALGNLAQDTARLAATNIFDRIRSFETYDEINSNYNNVSLALSVTKELLNLNRRVDGVYSSYFYLNDSDYVFSTDNSITTLERYESIEWITEALEGRRGISGVWVPRKLETGVNVVSYVYPLNRLSSTTRGIIVVNMRESQIGKYLHATEVGDSNYLLLDSGGKVISFNDQSLLLSDGLKLPFLQEILNQESSEGYTFRELDSNRMVYAWSRSALSGWWNVSWSSMDELMMKSRDMQGNIILLTGAIILLGTLLAIFLATWLSRPLRQLVRTIRSKSDLGVVNKNELAFLDMAFKRMQEEEESLFQLLQEREQDTRSLAVHRLLRGEIPPRITEAFPEACYRVVVVSIDQYRRYVGNTNVETRSYHRYLLNAKYESCFPEGILARSVYHNDGCIVIVLNFTPEERGEKGVLIHQALEKIRDESLELLEHSVTIGVSDLADAPEMVALRLFEAMEVIKRRMINGAGSIMYWHDEEEISRKYLDSESSERRILNFLDAGNLGGIFKELQIIRSEISSEDNISYDNIMFIYYQLMGATIKHLRENHIGTGRMIMGRGNVYSILAALDTLDELEEYLHDFFCEIVQSLDRSTSETNHGERIIHYLKEHYREEIVFEDMAKEIGISYSYMRKIVYEQTGNSMIDFVNQLRIEKAKELLLDTELTIKQIAAEVGYYNVQSFNRFFRKYEGMPPSSYKSAKSKSS is encoded by the coding sequence ATGAAAAAAACACCGGTGATGCTGCAGCTGGCATTCATCCTGTTCTGCATCATGGCCGTTCCGACAGCCATCCTCACGTGGTATAGCGGGGCACAGATATTACGGAACTCAGAGGCAGCCATCGGGGAATCCGCGCTCACCGGGCTGAATGCCAACCGTAGGCTGAACGAGAGCGCACTCGGCAACCTGGCACAGGATACGGCACGTTTGGCTGCCACAAATATTTTTGACCGCATCCGCAGCTTTGAGACGTACGATGAAATTAACTCCAATTACAATAATGTAAGCCTGGCGCTGTCAGTGACGAAAGAGCTGCTGAACTTGAACCGCCGGGTAGACGGTGTTTACTCTTCGTACTTTTATTTGAATGATTCGGATTATGTGTTTTCTACTGACAATAGCATCACGACGCTGGAGCGTTATGAGTCGATCGAATGGATCACAGAAGCGCTTGAGGGACGGAGAGGCATCAGCGGTGTGTGGGTTCCCCGTAAGCTGGAGACGGGCGTCAATGTTGTATCGTATGTGTATCCCCTCAATCGTCTGTCATCCACCACCCGCGGGATTATCGTAGTCAACATGAGAGAGAGCCAGATCGGCAAATATCTGCATGCTACAGAGGTTGGCGACAGCAACTACCTGCTGCTGGACTCGGGTGGCAAAGTAATTTCCTTCAATGATCAGTCACTGCTGCTCTCCGACGGCCTAAAGCTTCCCTTCCTTCAGGAGATACTGAACCAGGAATCAAGTGAAGGCTATACGTTCCGCGAACTGGATAGCAACCGGATGGTATACGCATGGAGCCGCTCGGCATTGTCCGGATGGTGGAATGTAAGCTGGAGCTCCATGGATGAGCTGATGATGAAATCACGGGATATGCAGGGGAATATCATTCTGCTTACCGGTGCTATCATACTACTCGGGACGCTACTTGCCATCTTTCTGGCAACCTGGCTGTCAAGGCCCCTCAGGCAGCTGGTGCGGACGATACGCTCCAAAAGTGATTTGGGCGTGGTGAATAAAAATGAGCTTGCCTTCCTGGACATGGCATTCAAACGCATGCAGGAGGAGGAGGAAAGTCTATTCCAGCTGCTGCAGGAGCGTGAACAGGATACCCGCAGTCTCGCCGTTCACCGTCTTTTGCGCGGTGAGATTCCGCCCCGGATCACGGAGGCTTTTCCGGAAGCGTGTTACAGAGTCGTCGTTGTCTCCATCGACCAGTACAGACGATATGTGGGCAATACCAATGTGGAGACACGCAGTTATCACCGGTATCTGCTCAATGCGAAGTACGAAAGCTGTTTTCCCGAGGGGATATTGGCCCGCAGTGTCTATCATAACGACGGCTGTATAGTTATTGTGCTGAACTTTACTCCGGAGGAGCGCGGGGAGAAGGGCGTCCTGATTCATCAGGCGCTGGAGAAGATCCGGGACGAGTCGCTCGAATTACTGGAACATTCGGTTACGATCGGAGTAAGTGATTTGGCTGATGCACCCGAAATGGTTGCCCTGCGGCTATTTGAAGCGATGGAAGTCATTAAGCGCCGGATGATTAATGGTGCCGGAAGCATTATGTACTGGCACGATGAAGAGGAGATCAGCCGTAAATATCTCGATTCCGAAAGCAGCGAGCGGCGGATTCTCAACTTTCTGGATGCCGGCAATCTGGGCGGGATATTCAAAGAGCTTCAGATCATCCGCAGCGAGATCTCTTCCGAAGACAATATTTCCTACGATAATATTATGTTCATCTATTATCAGCTGATGGGGGCTACTATCAAGCACCTCCGCGAGAATCATATCGGCACGGGACGGATGATTATGGGCAGAGGCAACGTATACTCCATTCTCGCCGCATTGGATACACTGGACGAACTGGAGGAATATCTGCATGATTTTTTCTGTGAAATCGTACAGAGCCTTGACCGCAGCACCAGTGAAACCAATCACGGGGAACGGATCATTCATTACTTGAAGGAACATTACCGTGAAGAGATTGTGTTCGAGGATATGGCCAAGGAAATTGGCATCAGCTACTCCTATATGCGTAAGATCGTGTATGAGCAAACCGGGAATAGCATGATAGATTTTGTGAATCAGCTGCGTATAGAGAAGGCCAAGGAGCTGCTGCTGGATACCGAGCTGACGATCAAGCAGATTGCAGCAGAGGTTGGCTATTATAATGTTCAGAGCTTCAACCGTTTTTTCCGCAAATACGAAGGCATGCCGCCGAGCAGCTACAAATCGGCTAAGAGCAAAAGCTCCTAG
- a CDS encoding potassium channel family protein, translated as MKPQQFVVIGLGRFGSSLALELIELGYEVLGIDHQEERVEEMEGQLTHAVMADATDEGIMRSLGVRNFDCGIVAIGDNMERSILAAILLKELGVKQVVAKAISILHGRALSRLGVDRVIFPEKDMGIRVAHQLVTPNLLDYIEISKDYKIVELIVPECMDGKSLSELNTRAKYGCSIIALNREGGGDNSIIVAPTAHDHLNKGDIMVLIGSNESIERFEDEAVNVE; from the coding sequence ATGAAACCACAGCAATTTGTAGTAATTGGTCTTGGCCGTTTCGGTTCGAGTCTTGCCCTGGAGCTGATTGAGCTGGGTTATGAAGTGCTCGGCATCGATCATCAGGAGGAACGCGTAGAGGAGATGGAAGGCCAGCTGACTCATGCCGTAATGGCGGATGCGACGGATGAGGGCATTATGCGTTCGCTTGGTGTACGCAACTTCGACTGCGGAATCGTGGCGATTGGCGATAATATGGAACGCAGCATTCTGGCTGCGATTCTGCTGAAGGAGCTGGGCGTGAAGCAGGTGGTGGCCAAGGCGATTTCTATTCTGCACGGACGGGCGTTGTCGCGGCTGGGGGTGGACCGGGTGATTTTTCCGGAAAAAGATATGGGCATCCGTGTGGCGCATCAGCTGGTCACGCCCAATCTGCTCGATTATATCGAAATTTCCAAGGACTATAAGATTGTGGAGCTGATTGTGCCTGAATGCATGGACGGCAAGAGCCTCTCCGAGCTGAACACACGGGCCAAATACGGCTGCAGCATTATTGCGCTCAACCGCGAGGGCGGCGGGGATAACAGCATTATCGTGGCACCTACCGCGCATGACCATTTGAATAAAGGTGATATTATGGTCTTGATCGGCTCCAATGAGAGTATCGAGCGGTTTGAGGACGAGGCTGTGAATGTGGAGTAA
- a CDS encoding GntR family transcriptional regulator → MDQTFDLLPQQFQINPSLPIYEQFVAAIRVRVVSGIIPPGVRLPSVRELASARGVNPTTAARTYQELERMGLIVTYRGQGTFVTQEEDIIMEARKEIIRDAVSQLQEVARSLGLTAEQMLQLAEEEQG, encoded by the coding sequence ATGGATCAAACCTTTGATCTGCTGCCGCAGCAGTTTCAGATTAACCCGTCGCTGCCGATTTATGAGCAGTTTGTCGCCGCGATCCGGGTGCGGGTTGTCAGCGGAATCATTCCTCCGGGGGTGCGCCTGCCTTCGGTAAGGGAGCTGGCCTCCGCCCGGGGAGTTAACCCCACCACGGCGGCAAGAACGTATCAGGAGCTGGAACGGATGGGCCTGATTGTCACGTACCGCGGCCAAGGAACCTTCGTTACTCAAGAGGAGGATATTATTATGGAAGCCCGCAAGGAGATTATTCGAGATGCCGTAAGCCAATTACAAGAGGTTGCCCGTTCGCTTGGTCTGACCGCCGAGCAGATGCTGCAGCTTGCCGAGGAGGAACAAGGATGA
- a CDS encoding ABC transporter ATP-binding protein, giving the protein MMMNSRDLLLPQDIPAVQCEALSLHVKTKKILDAISFQIPQGSITGLLGPNGAGKSSLLRILAGLTQPDSGTAHIFGKPAGVDQLGLLSLLPDRGQLPGWLTVEQWLYYAGGIYPDWDDSRAAQLLEQLKVRQGTMISTLSRGEEARLQLLTCLSRQAPLIILDEPFTGVDLISREVIASTVVGELADGTRTFLIATHDIREMELLFDRLILIGGGRIQAIEDVDALRTSGKSVESRYREVFA; this is encoded by the coding sequence ATGATGATGAACTCACGCGATCTGTTGCTGCCGCAGGATATTCCCGCTGTTCAATGTGAAGCATTATCCCTTCATGTTAAGACAAAAAAGATTCTGGACGCCATAAGCTTCCAGATCCCCCAAGGAAGCATCACCGGCCTGCTCGGCCCGAACGGGGCCGGCAAATCCTCGCTGCTGCGGATTCTGGCCGGATTAACCCAGCCTGATTCCGGGACCGCACATATCTTCGGCAAGCCTGCGGGGGTAGATCAGCTTGGCCTGTTGTCCCTGCTGCCTGACCGCGGCCAGCTGCCGGGGTGGCTGACCGTAGAGCAATGGCTGTATTATGCCGGGGGTATCTACCCGGATTGGGATGACAGCCGGGCTGCACAGCTGCTGGAGCAGCTCAAAGTGCGGCAGGGTACAATGATCTCCACCCTCTCGCGGGGAGAAGAAGCAAGGCTGCAGCTGCTGACCTGCTTGTCCAGACAAGCTCCGCTGATTATTCTCGATGAGCCTTTTACAGGAGTGGATCTGATCTCACGGGAAGTGATTGCCTCCACAGTCGTTGGTGAGCTCGCCGACGGCACACGCACCTTCCTGATTGCCACCCATGATATCCGCGAGATGGAGCTGCTGTTTGACCGGCTGATTCTGATCGGCGGCGGACGGATTCAGGCGATTGAAGACGTGGATGCACTGCGCACGAGCGGCAAATCCGTGGAATCCCGCTACCGGGAGGTCTTCGCATGA